Proteins encoded in a region of the Paenibacillus wynnii genome:
- a CDS encoding sensor histidine kinase → MSFRSVFHVLINNISIRTRLLTYFLSMVLVPSTLIIITLYNTSSSTINNNMKNSIERNMTMMELNLTKSVEEIDNTTTSIYLNPDLQDVLSSSTPPDDYGLIDEMTRLNSLLGNYSTNERTGKKFQLKLYLMDRSEYSRFSFIGNVFTIESIQNEDWFQSIPYKEKYKVLGLYRNGDSKDSYSIRFVKRIYGLDDPSLSFAGVLTADVSINDFNETLVTMKPSSNSSVYLLNKNREVMVGSNRIAENDTFMRKMNLDSLALGDGGNFTASVLPINGVSTLVASKKIPELDWEIVTLSPMSDLNGPLVSFRKVMVLVMLVSLLLTLLLSFLLSNSITNPIRKFIKLIGKAEEDLYSVPMEYKRNDEFSYLFQRFNQMVQRTRNLIDKLYVSEVNKKKAEIEALQAQINPHFLYNTLDSINWMALKHQAGDISQMVTSLSDFFRLSLNKGRSIIKLEDELNQVIAYLTIQKIKMNQKLFYNIHVPAEVYPYLTVKLLLQPLVENAILHGFDQSNGRGEIHIQGSLENGRILIKVIDNGSGNHEIVAKINDMLLTDNETNTSFGIRNVNARIKQWFGDDFGLSYQANEEAGLTATICIPATKTMEGM, encoded by the coding sequence ATGTCATTTCGTTCGGTGTTCCATGTACTCATAAATAATATTAGCATAAGAACGAGACTGCTCACTTACTTTCTATCCATGGTATTAGTGCCCTCCACACTCATTATTATTACTCTATATAACACTTCCTCGTCCACTATAAATAATAATATGAAAAATTCAATCGAACGCAATATGACAATGATGGAACTTAATCTAACGAAGTCCGTGGAGGAAATTGATAATACGACCACGAGCATATATTTAAATCCTGATCTTCAAGATGTCCTTTCTTCCAGTACCCCCCCGGATGATTATGGACTAATCGATGAGATGACCCGATTAAATTCACTGCTCGGAAATTATAGCACGAACGAGCGGACGGGAAAAAAATTCCAGCTTAAGCTTTATCTGATGGACCGTTCTGAATATAGCCGATTTTCATTCATTGGTAATGTGTTCACTATAGAGAGCATTCAGAACGAGGATTGGTTTCAATCCATCCCCTATAAAGAGAAATATAAGGTTCTCGGGTTGTACCGGAACGGTGATAGCAAGGACTCTTACTCGATCCGTTTCGTAAAGCGTATTTACGGTTTAGATGATCCATCTTTGTCATTTGCGGGTGTTCTCACAGCGGACGTTAGCATCAATGATTTCAACGAAACACTAGTGACAATGAAGCCTTCATCTAACAGTAGCGTGTATCTGCTTAATAAGAACAGAGAAGTTATGGTGGGTTCCAATAGGATAGCGGAGAATGATACATTTATGAGAAAAATGAACTTGGATTCATTAGCTTTGGGAGACGGTGGGAATTTTACTGCATCAGTACTGCCTATAAATGGGGTTTCCACGCTCGTAGCGAGTAAAAAAATACCTGAGCTCGATTGGGAAATCGTAACGCTCTCACCTATGAGTGATTTGAACGGGCCCCTAGTATCGTTTAGAAAGGTAATGGTTCTTGTCATGTTGGTCAGTCTGCTGTTGACGCTATTGCTCTCCTTCCTGCTGTCGAATAGTATCACCAATCCGATTCGAAAATTTATCAAATTGATTGGAAAAGCGGAAGAAGACTTATACAGTGTGCCGATGGAGTACAAGCGAAATGACGAGTTCTCTTATCTCTTCCAAAGATTCAATCAGATGGTTCAAAGAACACGGAATTTGATAGACAAGCTCTACGTTTCGGAGGTGAATAAGAAAAAAGCGGAGATTGAGGCTCTTCAGGCTCAGATTAATCCCCATTTTCTGTATAACACACTGGATTCGATTAACTGGATGGCGTTAAAGCATCAGGCTGGGGACATCAGTCAGATGGTTACTTCTTTATCAGACTTCTTTCGACTTAGCCTTAATAAAGGGCGCAGTATTATCAAGTTGGAGGACGAGCTTAACCAGGTGATTGCCTATTTGACCATTCAGAAAATAAAAATGAACCAAAAATTATTCTATAACATTCATGTCCCTGCTGAAGTGTACCCCTACTTGACCGTAAAGCTGCTCCTGCAACCGCTTGTGGAGAATGCGATACTTCATGGATTTGATCAATCCAACGGTCGTGGGGAGATTCATATTCAAGGATCTCTCGAGAACGGGCGAATTCTAATAAAGGTGATTGATAACGGATCAGGTAATCATGAGATTGTTGCCAAAATTAATGACATGCTCCTTACTGACAATGAAACTAATACTTCCTTTGGCATTCGGAATGTGAATGCACGCATCAAGCAATGGTTTGGTGACGATTTCGGGCTCAGTTATCAGGCAAACGAGGAAGCCGGACTCACCGCAACCATATGTATTCCAGCTACAAAAACGATGGAGGGTATGTAA
- a CDS encoding ABC transporter substrate-binding protein — protein sequence MKPINIRWISFMCCVLILIAGGLLTHELWQQNAPLRKVPSKENNKVVLTFAYNGGVSDQEMISLIDQYNRTNTDRVTIELQEIPKDEYSRILNMQMIAGTGPDILTVSSDWKKTYFLKNWLADISKELYSDGMPDYNDWAIEYGSFNKEIYSVPHAFNTSRLIYNKNLFRSAGIDPESPPTTLNELSNIAVKISNSQIGFQRYGFAWPLGDQEIGFKNSMEVPLTYSGLSVFDYAKGKYDLNSFGTWFEKMLELKNNGGLLPGEMSLKYNSALTQFAKGNVGMMFISSSDVYHLEHELDMQFDWGVAFPPALDSAHKGKHPLVLLPEPMIAVNNASPNKTQALNFWKYLESTVTLSDLYAKQVILPYSSTIRNQPLAVDIDQGSHFRLFYPNKHEAFYPPGPSVLNMKLNPNQSIFLNVKWNNRFEAYLEAVSGRIPIKNALSLETKRLNVLLQSEINAGHILIDSFISGKFESPFID from the coding sequence ATGAAACCTATAAATATTCGCTGGATTTCCTTTATGTGCTGCGTACTCATCCTAATTGCCGGTGGTTTACTAACTCACGAGCTTTGGCAGCAGAACGCTCCACTACGGAAAGTACCCTCGAAAGAAAACAATAAAGTAGTGCTTACGTTCGCTTATAACGGTGGCGTTTCGGACCAAGAAATGATATCGCTTATCGATCAATATAATCGGACGAATACGGATAGGGTTACCATTGAGCTTCAGGAAATTCCAAAAGATGAATATTCACGAATTTTAAATATGCAGATGATTGCCGGAACAGGACCGGACATATTAACAGTGAGTTCGGATTGGAAAAAGACTTACTTTTTAAAAAATTGGCTTGCAGATATATCGAAGGAACTGTATTCAGACGGTATGCCTGACTATAATGACTGGGCAATCGAATACGGGAGCTTCAATAAGGAGATATACAGCGTTCCGCATGCTTTCAACACAAGTAGACTCATTTATAATAAAAATTTGTTTCGGTCTGCGGGCATAGATCCGGAATCCCCGCCGACAACTTTGAATGAGCTCTCAAACATAGCGGTAAAGATCAGTAACAGTCAAATTGGTTTTCAGCGATATGGATTTGCCTGGCCGCTTGGGGATCAAGAAATTGGGTTCAAGAACAGTATGGAAGTTCCTCTAACCTATAGTGGGCTATCGGTTTTCGATTACGCCAAGGGTAAGTATGATTTGAATAGCTTCGGAACATGGTTTGAAAAAATGCTTGAGCTTAAAAACAACGGCGGTCTCCTTCCCGGTGAAATGTCTTTGAAATACAACTCTGCCTTAACACAATTCGCAAAAGGGAATGTCGGTATGATGTTTATTTCCAGTAGTGATGTGTATCATTTGGAGCATGAATTAGATATGCAGTTTGATTGGGGAGTCGCTTTCCCCCCAGCTCTTGACTCTGCTCATAAAGGAAAACATCCGCTTGTACTCCTTCCTGAGCCCATGATCGCAGTCAATAACGCTTCTCCGAATAAAACACAGGCGTTGAATTTCTGGAAGTACCTCGAAAGCACAGTTACACTTAGTGACTTATATGCAAAACAGGTAATTCTCCCTTATTCATCTACGATTCGTAATCAACCATTAGCTGTTGATATCGATCAGGGCTCGCACTTTCGTTTATTTTATCCAAATAAACATGAAGCTTTTTACCCTCCTGGGCCTTCAGTGCTGAATATGAAATTAAACCCCAATCAATCGATTTTTCTTAACGTGAAGTGGAACAACCGTTTCGAAGCCTATCTGGAGGCGGTTTCCGGTCGTATTCCCATTAAGAATGCACTTAGTCTGGAGACGAAACGATTAAATGTTCTTCTGCAATCCGAAATCAATGCGGGACATATTCTAATCGATTCCTTTATTTCAGGTAAATTCGAGTCTCCATTTATAGACTGA
- a CDS encoding ABC transporter permease: MHIRNVIKFRVLFLMMLPTLAIVIFNNYLPMFGVVLAFKNFTFSDGIWGSAWAGLNNFKYLFQTDIAWLATKNTISYNSIFIILNNVFAVGLAILLNEIRNGRLKSVFQSTILFPYFLSYVAVSYVLYAFLGESGFINMTVLKGLGIDAVSWYSAADKWHFILPLVNTWKNVGYFAVVYLAAIVSIDPEYYEAAVIDGASKWKQIMHITVPMMFPIIVIMTLLQVSRIFNADFGLFYQAPLNSGALQNATEVMDTFVYRNFLLNGDVGMSSAAGLYQAVVGFVLVLVANTVVRRINKENALF; this comes from the coding sequence ATGCATATTAGGAATGTTATTAAATTCCGCGTATTGTTCCTGATGATGCTGCCAACATTGGCCATAGTCATCTTTAACAATTACTTGCCAATGTTCGGGGTAGTTTTAGCTTTTAAGAATTTTACGTTCAGCGACGGGATTTGGGGTAGCGCATGGGCCGGATTAAACAATTTTAAATACTTATTTCAAACGGATATCGCATGGCTTGCTACCAAAAATACAATTTCGTATAATTCTATATTCATAATTCTAAACAATGTATTTGCAGTAGGTTTAGCCATACTGCTGAATGAAATTCGAAATGGCCGCTTAAAAAGCGTCTTTCAAAGTACGATCCTGTTCCCGTACTTCTTATCATATGTAGCAGTCAGCTATGTATTGTACGCTTTTCTGGGAGAGTCCGGCTTTATAAACATGACCGTATTAAAAGGATTGGGAATCGACGCCGTTTCCTGGTACTCAGCTGCAGACAAATGGCACTTTATTCTCCCCTTAGTGAATACTTGGAAGAACGTCGGATATTTTGCCGTAGTATACCTTGCTGCAATTGTATCCATTGATCCGGAGTATTACGAAGCAGCCGTTATTGACGGTGCGTCGAAATGGAAACAGATTATGCATATTACGGTTCCAATGATGTTTCCTATTATTGTAATTATGACCTTGCTGCAGGTTAGCCGCATTTTCAATGCCGATTTTGGACTCTTTTATCAAGCGCCATTGAATTCAGGAGCCCTTCAAAATGCAACTGAAGTAATGGACACCTTCGTGTATCGGAACTTCCTGCTCAATGGTGATGTCGGTATGTCTAGTGCCGCGGGATTATATCAAGCCGTTGTAGGGTTCGTCCTCGTTCTTGTAGCAAATACAGTTGTACGTCGGATCAATAAAGAAAATGCACTTTTCTAG
- a CDS encoding carbohydrate ABC transporter permease has translation MTDLANQKINPVITKKKNNRLKGPQSLSPAAYYSLIIFLTLLSLACVVPLLLVIMTSLTDEASLTVYGYQFIPQKFSLYAYNYLLNDFDKIARGYGISIFVTIVGTVSSLLLTSLFAYPVSRSDFPYRNLFAFIVFFTMLFNGGLVPWYLIYVNAGLKDTIFALILPSLIIPFNLIIMRTFFANTIPPALVESAKIDGASEWRIYAQIIMPLSLPVLATVGLFQMLIYWNDWYTSLIFISSENLVNVQYLLYRVINNINYLTSGFANQQAIDGALKTLPAQTVRMAMAVVGIGPIIIVYPFISKYFVKGLTVGSVKG, from the coding sequence ATGACAGATCTTGCTAATCAAAAAATAAATCCTGTAATCACAAAAAAGAAAAATAATCGCCTAAAAGGACCTCAGTCCCTTTCTCCAGCAGCTTATTATTCACTTATCATTTTTTTGACACTGCTCAGTTTGGCTTGTGTGGTTCCACTTCTGCTAGTCATTATGACATCCTTAACGGATGAGGCATCGCTAACTGTATACGGTTATCAATTTATTCCTCAAAAATTCTCTCTTTACGCTTATAACTATTTATTAAATGATTTTGATAAAATTGCCCGAGGATATGGAATTTCTATCTTCGTAACAATAGTGGGTACAGTTTCAAGTCTCCTGCTGACTTCATTGTTTGCCTATCCGGTATCAAGATCTGATTTTCCTTACCGAAACCTGTTTGCGTTTATTGTCTTTTTCACTATGTTGTTTAACGGTGGACTGGTTCCCTGGTACTTGATTTATGTGAATGCCGGGCTCAAGGATACTATTTTCGCCTTAATTCTGCCGAGTCTCATTATTCCATTTAACCTGATTATTATGCGGACATTCTTCGCCAATACCATTCCACCAGCATTAGTTGAATCTGCTAAGATTGACGGTGCAAGCGAATGGCGGATCTATGCACAAATCATCATGCCTTTATCTTTGCCTGTATTAGCAACTGTCGGTCTCTTTCAAATGTTGATTTACTGGAATGATTGGTACACCAGCTTAATCTTCATCAGTTCCGAGAATTTAGTAAACGTACAGTATTTACTTTATCGGGTCATTAATAATATCAACTATTTAACCTCCGGTTTTGCTAATCAACAAGCTATAGACGGTGCACTCAAAACGTTGCCCGCTCAAACCGTCCGTATGGCGATGGCGGTCGTAGGTATTGGACCCATCATTATTGTTTATCCTTTCATTTCCAAGTATTTCGTAAAAGGCTTAACTGTCGGTTCTGTGAAAGGGTAA
- a CDS encoding extracellular solute-binding protein, protein MSNKKAISRMMTLSLIFALLLSACGKSNNVNNADGKNTASEGNATKETNTGTNATDVSKLKTREISIYFEGPPTQRDTELVEQEINKITTAKINATVKIHHLGWSEFPQKMNLMMASGEPFDLMFTAGWDNFNGNVAKGAFVQLDDPKNNLLENQGKGILENIDPLMLNGGKIAGKIYAIPTQKEIASQQGMFLQKELVDKYKIDLASIKKLEDLEPYLLQVKKDSPNIIPIIATSNWLGILPYEIVGSKESPGRLPNDGSTKVVNVFETEEAKSLFKLMEKWFKLGLFQKDPATNTDLMSQSKTGLVFTQQTQLKPGGDAEYNIGVEKPFVQVPLTEIRTAPGDLNNSMLAISKTSKDPERAMMFLNLLHTDKDLVNLIDYGIEGKHYVKVSGKESVIKYPDGVEAAQSGYAPSNAWQIGNQFLTYTFEQEDPQKWEKFKEFNKASTPSVLVGFVYNAEPVKNEEAAIAAIWKKYIDALSAGIVDTTDYLDKMNKELKKAGMDKVLQEKQRQIDEFLATKK, encoded by the coding sequence ATGTCGAACAAAAAAGCGATTTCTCGTATGATGACGCTGTCTCTTATCTTCGCATTGCTTCTTTCCGCTTGCGGAAAGAGCAACAATGTCAACAATGCAGATGGCAAGAACACAGCTTCAGAGGGAAATGCAACGAAAGAAACAAACACAGGCACTAATGCAACGGATGTATCGAAGCTTAAAACGAGAGAAATTTCCATCTATTTCGAAGGTCCCCCTACACAAAGAGATACAGAACTTGTCGAACAAGAAATAAATAAGATAACAACGGCTAAAATTAATGCAACCGTCAAAATTCACCACTTGGGATGGTCTGAATTCCCGCAAAAGATGAACCTTATGATGGCATCCGGCGAGCCTTTCGATTTGATGTTTACTGCAGGATGGGATAATTTTAACGGTAATGTTGCCAAAGGAGCTTTCGTACAGCTCGATGATCCGAAGAACAACCTGTTGGAAAATCAGGGAAAGGGGATTCTTGAAAATATTGACCCTCTTATGCTAAATGGGGGTAAAATAGCTGGTAAAATCTACGCCATTCCTACGCAAAAGGAAATTGCCTCCCAGCAAGGTATGTTTCTTCAAAAGGAACTTGTAGATAAATACAAGATTGACTTGGCTTCCATCAAAAAACTAGAAGATCTTGAACCTTATCTGCTTCAAGTTAAAAAGGATTCTCCGAACATTATTCCTATAATAGCCACTTCTAACTGGTTGGGAATTTTACCATATGAGATCGTTGGCTCTAAAGAAAGCCCAGGTCGTCTTCCGAATGACGGCAGCACTAAAGTTGTTAATGTCTTTGAAACGGAAGAAGCCAAGTCTTTGTTTAAGCTTATGGAAAAATGGTTTAAGCTCGGCTTGTTCCAAAAAGATCCTGCAACAAATACGGATCTAATGTCACAATCCAAGACAGGTTTAGTATTTACTCAACAAACCCAACTAAAACCAGGGGGAGACGCAGAATACAACATCGGGGTGGAGAAACCATTTGTTCAAGTTCCGCTAACAGAAATCCGTACCGCACCCGGCGACCTGAACAACTCCATGCTTGCGATCTCTAAAACTTCCAAAGATCCGGAACGCGCAATGATGTTCCTTAACTTGCTGCATACCGATAAAGATCTTGTGAATTTGATTGACTATGGTATTGAAGGTAAACACTATGTCAAAGTTTCAGGTAAAGAAAGTGTAATCAAATATCCAGACGGTGTTGAAGCAGCACAGAGCGGGTATGCCCCATCGAATGCTTGGCAGATCGGTAACCAGTTCCTCACCTACACCTTTGAACAGGAAGACCCTCAAAAGTGGGAAAAATTCAAAGAGTTTAATAAGGCAAGTACACCATCTGTATTGGTCGGCTTCGTTTACAACGCTGAGCCTGTTAAAAATGAGGAAGCTGCCATTGCAGCCATCTGGAAGAAGTATATTGATGCTTTATCTGCAGGTATTGTCGATACTACCGACTACTTGGATAAAATGAATAAAGAACTAAAAAAAGCCGGCATGGATAAAGTGCTGCAAGAAAAACAACGTCAAATCGATGAATTCCTGGCTACCAAAAAATAA
- a CDS encoding extracellular solute-binding protein: MKNRKAIFHIITLSLAFSMLLSACGNSNNGSKTEGNNPAPEGNTTKETNAGTNATDVSKLEAREISIYFEGPPAQKDTQLVEEAINKITKAKINATVKIHHLGWAEFPQKMNLMMASGEPFDLMFTAGWDNFTGNVAKGAFIQLDDPNNNLLESYGKGILETMDPVLLNGGKLGGKTYAIPTQKEIASQWGMLLQKELVDKYKIDLTSIKKLEDLEPYLLQVKKDYPNIIPIIATKNWLYNLPYEIVGSQESPGRLPTDGSTKIVNIFETEEAKSQYMLMEKWFKLGLFQKDPATNTDLGAQSKTGLVFAQQAQLKPGGDAEYSIGMAKPFVQSAQTEPRTSPGDLNNSMLAISKTSKDPERAMMFLNLLHTDKEIVNLIDYGIEGKHYVKVPGKETVIKYPDGVEASQNGYAPANAWQIGNQFLTNTFEQEDPQKWEKFKDFNHSSTPSVLVGFVYNAEPVKNEEAAIAAIWKKYVDALGAGIVDSTDYLDKMNKELKKAGMDKVLQEKQRQIDEFLATKK; the protein is encoded by the coding sequence ATGAAGAACAGAAAAGCGATTTTCCATATTATTACACTGTCTCTTGCCTTCTCAATGCTGCTTTCAGCTTGCGGGAACAGCAACAATGGCAGCAAGACTGAAGGCAACAACCCAGCTCCAGAGGGAAATACAACGAAAGAAACTAATGCAGGCACCAATGCAACGGATGTATCGAAGCTGGAAGCTAGAGAAATATCCATCTACTTCGAAGGGCCTCCTGCACAAAAAGACACTCAGCTTGTCGAGGAAGCAATAAATAAGATAACAAAGGCTAAGATTAATGCAACAGTTAAGATCCATCACTTGGGATGGGCTGAATTCCCGCAGAAGATGAACCTTATGATGGCATCGGGCGAACCTTTCGACCTGATGTTTACTGCAGGATGGGATAACTTTACCGGTAATGTAGCCAAAGGGGCCTTCATTCAGCTGGATGATCCGAATAACAACCTGCTGGAATCATACGGAAAAGGAATTCTTGAAACTATGGATCCTGTTTTACTAAATGGCGGTAAGCTTGGCGGTAAAACCTATGCCATACCTACGCAAAAGGAAATAGCATCCCAGTGGGGCATGCTTCTTCAAAAAGAACTTGTTGATAAATATAAAATTGATCTAACTTCCATCAAGAAGTTAGAAGATCTCGAACCTTATCTACTTCAGGTAAAAAAGGATTATCCAAATATCATACCAATTATTGCTACAAAAAACTGGTTATACAATTTACCGTATGAAATCGTTGGTTCACAAGAAAGTCCAGGTCGCCTGCCCACCGATGGCAGCACTAAAATAGTCAATATTTTTGAGACAGAAGAAGCCAAGTCTCAATACATGCTTATGGAAAAATGGTTTAAGCTCGGTTTGTTCCAGAAAGACCCTGCAACCAATACGGATCTGGGAGCGCAATCCAAAACAGGCCTGGTATTTGCTCAACAAGCTCAATTGAAACCAGGAGGAGATGCGGAATACAGCATTGGAATGGCGAAACCATTCGTTCAATCGGCACAAACAGAGCCCCGTACATCACCTGGCGACTTGAATAACTCTATGCTCGCGATTTCGAAGACATCCAAAGATCCGGAACGTGCAATGATGTTTCTGAACTTGCTGCATACTGATAAAGAGATTGTGAATTTGATTGACTATGGCATTGAAGGTAAGCACTATGTCAAGGTTCCCGGTAAAGAAACGGTTATCAAATATCCAGACGGTGTTGAAGCATCACAGAACGGATATGCCCCGGCTAATGCTTGGCAAATCGGGAACCAGTTCCTCACCAACACCTTCGAGCAAGAGGATCCTCAGAAGTGGGAAAAATTCAAAGACTTTAACCATTCAAGTACGCCTTCTGTATTGGTTGGCTTCGTCTACAACGCTGAGCCTGTTAAGAATGAGGAAGCGGCAATTGCTGCCATTTGGAAGAAGTATGTCGATGCTTTAGGTGCTGGTATTGTTGATTCTACCGACTACCTGGATAAAATGAATAAAGAACTTAAAAAAGCCGGCATGGATAAAGTGCTGCAAGAAAAACAACGTCAAATCGATGAATTCCTGGCTACCAAAAAATAA
- a CDS encoding FAD-dependent oxidoreductase, whose amino-acid sequence MYIREKKAGVRVSSPASAAFGDHYDVIVIGLGTAGSMAAITAARRGLKVLGIERLNSMGGTGTIGGVVGYYYGNRGGIFEEIDSQVISYQKQEDFVRFQGVHGEIKNWVLDSNAVQAGVEIRYESFVIGVYLDGTSVKGVRWVSPEGIHDTSAKVVIDCTGNAEVAELAGVAFDMGRELDGKCQPFSNVLMKSYPNGSVGNFYTDSGYIDIDDPDSVNQAIFESNLLGTHLQECYNEESVVLKVCPLLGLRETRRIVGEDQVTFGDVLADHLTREPIFFGFSNLDNHGKDMAFESDNQQDWLVAASLFGPNMNVPIPKGTLIPKGYDGILVAGRCLSVDHDIASAIRQKRDMQKSGEAAASMAYLSIHQNVQLKKVPYGLLRAMLEESKCLRAVERTEIREITPQEDHEQAPIPATKWLTDTQAIREALNTDKPGIAIWSAKRLGEPIAYALEEWMNQQEHPLLRKNSALALGLMGRTKCVPVLREIVYARDLYLPRTSRKYNQPHLFAAIYLLGRLKDTEIMPELLRFIREDTFMETLETDSSNDEFIYDRKELYFQFFSFSMMAAFRIAEAHPEWRQQLAEVMGSRLADPGLELIITLKTHIREANGFLKKKMNARVESIYNRLISNWS is encoded by the coding sequence ATGTATATTCGAGAAAAAAAAGCTGGCGTCAGAGTGTCCTCCCCTGCTTCGGCAGCGTTCGGAGATCACTATGATGTAATCGTCATCGGTCTGGGAACTGCAGGCTCCATGGCTGCAATTACTGCTGCAAGAAGAGGATTGAAGGTTCTGGGCATCGAACGCCTCAACAGTATGGGCGGGACAGGGACCATCGGTGGTGTAGTGGGTTATTATTATGGGAACCGCGGGGGAATTTTCGAAGAGATAGACAGTCAGGTTATTTCCTATCAGAAGCAAGAAGACTTCGTTCGGTTCCAAGGTGTACACGGCGAAATCAAGAACTGGGTCCTGGACAGCAATGCCGTCCAGGCAGGTGTGGAAATCCGCTATGAATCATTCGTAATCGGGGTCTATCTGGACGGTACCTCCGTTAAGGGCGTCCGTTGGGTATCCCCGGAAGGGATTCACGATACCTCGGCTAAGGTTGTTATCGATTGTACCGGCAATGCGGAGGTTGCAGAACTGGCCGGGGTCGCTTTTGACATGGGCAGGGAATTGGACGGCAAGTGCCAACCCTTCTCCAATGTGCTGATGAAATCCTACCCGAACGGATCAGTAGGGAACTTCTATACGGATTCCGGTTATATCGATATTGACGACCCGGATAGTGTGAACCAGGCGATCTTCGAATCGAACCTACTGGGAACGCATTTACAGGAGTGTTACAACGAAGAATCGGTTGTTCTCAAGGTCTGTCCCCTGCTTGGACTCCGCGAGACCCGTCGGATCGTAGGTGAGGATCAGGTTACCTTTGGGGATGTGCTTGCGGACCACTTGACGCGGGAGCCTATCTTTTTCGGCTTCTCCAACCTGGATAACCATGGCAAGGATATGGCCTTCGAAAGCGATAACCAACAGGACTGGCTGGTTGCCGCAAGCCTGTTCGGGCCCAATATGAATGTTCCGATCCCCAAGGGCACCTTGATTCCCAAAGGGTACGACGGCATACTGGTTGCCGGACGCTGTCTCTCCGTGGATCATGATATTGCCTCCGCCATCAGACAGAAGCGTGATATGCAAAAAAGCGGTGAGGCTGCCGCTAGCATGGCTTACTTATCCATCCATCAGAATGTACAACTTAAGAAGGTTCCGTATGGCTTGCTTCGGGCCATGCTTGAGGAAAGCAAGTGCCTGCGCGCTGTAGAGCGTACGGAAATTCGCGAGATTACGCCACAGGAGGACCATGAACAGGCTCCAATTCCGGCCACCAAGTGGCTGACGGATACTCAAGCCATTCGGGAGGCGCTCAACACCGACAAACCAGGTATTGCCATATGGTCGGCCAAGAGACTCGGGGAACCTATCGCCTATGCCTTGGAGGAATGGATGAACCAGCAGGAACACCCCCTGCTCCGGAAGAACAGCGCGCTGGCGCTTGGGCTGATGGGCCGGACCAAGTGCGTACCTGTACTTCGGGAGATCGTGTATGCACGGGATTTGTACCTTCCGCGCACGAGCAGGAAGTACAACCAGCCGCACCTATTCGCCGCCATTTATTTGCTGGGACGATTGAAGGATACGGAGATTATGCCCGAGCTGCTCCGGTTCATCCGGGAAGACACCTTCATGGAGACCTTGGAGACGGACAGCAGCAATGATGAGTTTATCTACGACCGTAAGGAGCTGTACTTCCAGTTCTTTTCCTTCTCCATGATGGCTGCATTCCGGATCGCGGAAGCTCATCCTGAATGGAGACAGCAGTTGGCGGAGGTTATGGGCAGCAGGCTGGCTGATCCGGGGCTCGAGCTGATCATTACGCTGAAGACCCATATCCGTGAGGCCAACGGTTTCCTGAAGAAAAAGATGAATGCACGTGTGGAATCCATATATAATCGGCTTATAAGCAACTGGAGCTGA
- a CDS encoding AraC family ligand binding domain-containing protein, with the protein MDQDFMNRLIPRIHDIVFRDEQHWRDNAYQVEIPTTRMCNLGLAVGGTGKLAVNGEEYELRRGCFYHISPPRSRMRFISDRDNPLLYIAVHFDYRLVHWEGTELASKEADTAIPLPHVLQLEAEADAEEQFRKLYSLWNGKQPG; encoded by the coding sequence TTGGATCAGGATTTCATGAACCGATTGATACCCCGGATTCACGATATTGTGTTCCGGGACGAGCAGCATTGGCGTGATAACGCCTATCAGGTTGAAATTCCCACCACCCGGATGTGCAATCTGGGTCTAGCAGTGGGAGGAACAGGTAAGCTAGCAGTGAACGGTGAGGAGTATGAACTTCGCCGCGGTTGCTTCTATCATATCTCGCCCCCACGTAGCAGGATGAGGTTTATATCCGACAGGGATAATCCCTTATTGTATATCGCTGTTCATTTCGACTACAGGCTGGTCCATTGGGAAGGAACGGAGCTTGCTTCCAAGGAGGCTGACACCGCCATCCCCCTGCCCCATGTTCTTCAGTTGGAGGCCGAAGCAGATGCCGAGGAGCAATTCCGTAAGCTGTACTCCTTGTGGAACGGGAAGCAGCCCGGATAA